One region of Polyodon spathula isolate WHYD16114869_AA chromosome 25, ASM1765450v1, whole genome shotgun sequence genomic DNA includes:
- the LOC121299858 gene encoding coiled-coil domain-containing protein 42 homolog — protein sequence MAMNLEDYFRTVYEDKLLVKMPEREDEYLTPATQLMEKRREMSEVEQALAAQKEEFQMKMESLQQRREELERKEEQLKESLLKFNKFLKENDSKRSRAVKKACDAREIAQQKNRDAERLGEEMAILEAKKERLQRKVERNAIFWKYLEKVTKKSEKLQEIREMIGRFDTLISTREQLLHKASDNQEKLESQRLELHHFTEDKSNQVLYYNNELATLQGCLDQACSNAVKWESKWNHIQNTAAKKTLLLGQIKMAALNLFQLVNKQAGEQEVEIPIEDTDGQLDRIKMFIVDQTDILHDLKSMDANPTSNTLSNNQ from the exons ATGGCGATGAACCTTGAAGATTATTTTCGAACTGTCTATGAAGACAAGCTGCTTGT TAAGATGCCGGAGAGGGAGGACGAGTATCTGACGCCAGCAACACAACTCATGGAGAAGAGGAGGGAGATGAGCGAGGTTGAGCAGGCACTGGCAGCACAGAAAGAG GAGTTCCAGATGAAGATGGAGAGCCTGCAGCAGCGCAGAGAAGAGCTGGAGAGGAAGGAGGAGCAGCTTAAGGAGTCCCTGCTGAAATTCAACAAGTTCCTCAAA GAGAATGACTCTAAGCGGAGCCGCGCTGTGAAGAAGGCGTGTGATGCGAGGGAGATAGCGCAGCAGAAGAACAGGGATGCAGAGAGGCTGGGAGAGGAGATGGCTATCCTGGAAGCTAAAAAGGAGCGCCTGCAGAGGAAAGTGGAGAGGAACGCCATCTTCTGGAAGTACCTGGAGAAAGTGACCAAGAAATCGGAAAAG CTCCAGGAGATCCGTGAGATGATTGGCCGCTTTGACACGCTGATCTCCACTCGGGAGCAGCTGCTGCACAAAGCCAGTGACAACCAGGAGAAGCTAGAGAGCCAGCGGCTGGAACTGCATCACTTCACAGAGGACAAGAGCAACCAGGTCCTGTATTACAACAACGAGCTGGCCACCCTGCAGGGGTGCCTGGACCAGGCCTGCTCCAACGCTGTCAAATGG gaATCAAAGTGGAACCACATCCAGAACACAGCAGCCAAGAAGACCCTCCTTCTGGGACAGATAAAGATGGCTGCTCTGAACCTGTTTCAGCTGGTGAACAAGCAGGCAGGAGAGCAGGAGGTTGAGATCCCCATCGAGGACACGGACGGGCAGCTGGACAGG ATTAAGATGTTCATCGTGGACCAGACGGATATCCTCCATGATCTGAAGAGCATGGACGCCAATCCCACCTCAAATACACTGTCGAACAACCAGTAG